The nucleotide sequence CCACCGGAAGGGTGTCGAGGTCGGCGACGACCACCAGCTCCTCGGCTGCGACCCGCACCCACACCTCGGCCCCGACCAGGCCCGGTGGGGTGGAGTAGCGCACCGAGCCGAACCGGATGGTCTGGTCGGTGCCCACCGTGCGGGTCACCCCCAGGGCGGTGGTGTGCGGGGCGGCCGGCAGCACGTGCAACCGTCGTTGTTCCTCGGCCAAAGCGTGCTCCGGGATCTTGGCCGTCTCCCGGTGGGTGCGCCCGTTGACCTTGGCGCAGAACGCCGCGCAGGCGGCCTCGAGTGCGGCGAAGGAGCCGTAAGCTGCGCGCAGGTTCGCCTCGGTGGGCACCAGATCGGCCTTGGCGATGCGCACCGTGGACTCCGACCCGCCCTTGGACTCGGGGTCATACGGCACGCAGGTGTGCACCTGCGTGCCGTAGTGCCGGCCGGCTTCCACGATCTGCGGGTGGCGCACCGCAACCCCGGCCACGTGATCGACGGTCACGGTTCTCGGGTTGTCGGTGAGCACATAGGTCGGCACCCCGCCGATGAGGGCCAGAGTCGCATCCAGGCACCCGATCAGCGTCGGGAGGGTCTGGTCCCATACAGGGATCACCACCCGGAACCGTGACCACGCCAGCCAGGCGCAGAACAGCCACGTGCGCCGCGGCACCCCGTCCGCGCCGGGCACCTTCGGGCCTTCGCCCCAGTCGAACTGCAGCCACAGACCCGGCTCGGTGATCCAGGGCCGGTAGGTGCGCCGGTGCCCGGCCCGCCATACCGCCTTCACCTGCGCCACGGCCCGGCGGGTGGTGCGCTCGGTCCCCGGGAACCCCACCGCGACCAGGCGGGCGTGGACGACGTCGGCGCGGACTGTGCCCTGGCTGCGCTCGACCCACTCCTCGATCTTCGGCAGGTAGGCGTCGATCATCCGAGGACGACGGCCCGGGCCGGTCACCGGCCGGCCCGCGTCCCGGGCGGCGGCGTAACGGCGGACCGTCTTCGGATCCACCCCGGCCAGGGCCGCGGCCGAGTGCGCGGAGCCGGTGGCGTCATATGCTTCGAGAATTTCCATGATCTCCCTGTCAGACTTCTTCATGCGTCCCTCCGGCGGGTGATGGCTCAAGGTGGTCAGAGACCTCGAGCGAACCCCCGGAGGGACGTCTGCATGGGGACCGACACGAGCCTGGCCCCGGGGCTGAGAACAGGGAGATCAGCTGTCCGTCAGCAGGGAGGTACGTGTCCGCCTACAGGGAGATTGGCATGTCCGCTAGCACCGGCCACGGTGCTGGCCGAGCGGGTGGGGTGGTCGGGGTCCATCACCTGGTTCCGGGACAATCTCCGAGCCATCCGCAGCGAGTACGCCCCGCCCGATCCGGCGGACCGGTTGTCCTACCGGCCGGGGGACCAGGTCCAGTGCGATCTGTGGTTCCCGCCGGCACGGATCCCGCTGGGTGACGCTCAGCAGGGATCACCGCCGGTGCTGGTGATGGTCTGTTCCTCCTCGCGGTTCGTCACCGCGGTGATGATTCCCTCGCGCACCACCGGTGATCTGCTGGCCGGGATGTGGCACCTGGTGGTCGAGCAGATCCAGGGCGTGCCGCGGCGGTGGGTCTGGGACAACGAGTCCGGCATCGGTCGCGGGGGCCGCCCGGCCGAGGGGGTGGCCGCGTTCATGGGCACGATGGCGGCAACCCTGGTGCAGCTCAAGCCCTACGACCCGGAGTCCAAGGGCATCGTGGAGAGGGCCAACGGCTATCTCGAGACCTCGTTCCTGCCCGGACGCAGTTTCGCTTCCCCGGCCGACTTCAACGCCCAACTGCGCCAGTGGCTGGTGGGTGCCAACACCCGGCGGGTGCGGGCCATCGCCGCCCGGCCGGCGGAGCTGATCGCCGCTGATCGGGCCGCGATGCTCCCTGTGCCGCCGGTCGCCCCGGCGATCGGGCACCGCTGGTGGGTGCGGCTGGGTCGGGACTACTACGTGCGGGTCGCCGGCAACGACTACTCCGTGGACCCGACCGTGATCGGGGCCATGGTCGAGGTCACCGCCGACCTGGATCGGGTGCTCGTGCGTCACCAGGGCCGGGTCGTGGCCGAGCACGCGCGCTGCTGGGCGTCAGCGACCACGGTCACCGACCCGGCGCACGTGGCTACCGCTGCGGTGCTGCGCCGGGCCTACCAACAACACCCCCACCCGGTTGCCGAGCCGGATCCGCTGGTGCGGGATCTGGCCGACTACGACCGCGCGTTCGGGATCGAGGTCGCCTGATGGCCACCACACCCGCTGAGACGACCAAGACCCTGGACTACCTCACGACCTCGCTGAAGGCGCCGAGGATCCGTGAGGCCGCCGCCCGGATCGCCGACACTGCCCGTGCGGGGCACTGGTCCTACGAGGAGTACCTGGCCGCCGTGCTCGAGCGCGAGGTCGGCGCCCGCAATGCCTCCGGGGCCCGGCTGCGGATCACTGCCGCAGGGTTCCCCGCGATCAAGACCGCCGAGGACTTCGACTTCACTGCCCAGACGGCGATCACCCACACCGACTACGCCGCGATGGCCTCGGGCCGGTACCTGGCCGAGGCCGGCAACATCGTGCTGCTCGGGCCCCCGGGCACGGGCAAGACCCACCTGGCCACGGCCCTGGGCATCACCGCCTGCCAGCAGGGCCACCGGGTGCTCTACGCCACCGCCGTGGACTGGATCCACCGGCTCAAGGGCGCCCACGACACCGGGCGCCTGGACGCAGAGCTGCGCAAGCTGGGCCGGTACCGGCTGATCATCATCGACGAGGTCGGCTACCTGCCCTTCGAGCAAGAGGCCGCGAACCTGTTCTTCCAGCTCGTCTCGACCCGCTACGAGAAGGCCTCGCTGATCCTCACCAGCAACTTGCCTTTCGCCCGCTGGGGCGAGGTCTTCGGCGACGTCACCATCGCCGCGGCCATGATCGACCGCATCGTCCACCACACCGAGGTCCACACCCTCAAAGGCGCCAGCTACCGGCTCAAGACCCTGGGCACCGACTCCCTGCCCAGCACCACCCACCAAGCCAACTAGCGACATCCACTGCTCACTTTTGGGCCGTCGCTACTGCTCACTTTTGGGCCGTCGCTACTGCTCACTTTTCGACCGTCGCTACTGCTCACTTTTCGACCGTCGTTGACAGACGCCGGCGAGCACGGCGGCGACAACCGCCCCCGGTCGTCCGGGCCGCCCCGGCACGGGCTCTCAACGACCGCGCGGTGGCCATCGCGCATCTCCACGCCCGGCCCGGTGCATCGACCGGTGCCGGTCCGAGGGCGGGCTCCGACGGTCCCGGGCTGGTACCGGTCGCTTGCGGCCGCAGCGTCCCGCCAGGAGGGCGTGGACGCGGTCCTGCGGGCCTCCGGGGCAGCAGACCCGGGAGAATGCGGTTCGCAGGTCCTGTCCCGACAGAACGGCGCTGAGGGCCGTCGGAGGAGTCATGCGGTCATGTCTCAGCTGTGTCCGAGCGCCGACGACGGATCCACAGATGCGACAGGGCCCCGAGAGGAGTGATCCTCTCGGGGCCCTGTCAGGCGTGCTGCCGGCTCAGCGCACGAGCTCCCGGTCCTGGGAACCCGTGGTGAGGGCGTCGGCCTCGTGGTGGTGGTGCGCCGCCTCGAGCTCGGCGGGGGTGACGGGGGCGACACGGTCCTCGAAGAAGAAGCGGCTGATCCGCTCGCGCGTCTTCTCCGTGGCCGTGATCTTGCCCTTGGCGTTCGGCTGGGCCGGCTCGACCTGGTAGTCGGGCATGTTGACCAGACGGTACCGCTTGTACTCGTCGAGGGGCTCGTGCACCTCGATGAACTCACCGTGGGGGAGCTGCTGCACCCGTCCGGTCTCCCGGCCGTGGAGGACGATCTCCCGGTCCTTGCGCTGCAACGCCAGGCAGATCCGGCGGGTGATCATGAAGGCCAGGATCGGGCCCAGGAAGTACAGGGCGCGCAGCCAGTACAGGACGTCGTTGACGGCCAGGTTGAAGTGCGTGGCGATGAGGTCGCCGCTGGCCGCGATGAGCATGATCGTGTAGAACGTCACGCCGGCGGCGCCCATGGCGGTCCGGAACGGAGCGTTCCGGGGACGGTCGAGGATGTGGTGCTCCCGGTCGTCCTTCGTGACCCAGCGCTCGATCCAGGGCCACGCGGCCATGAGCCCGAAGAGCACCGCGAGCGGCGCCATCGGCAGCAGCACGTTCATCGGGATCGACATGCCCCAGAACGTCCACTCCCAGTTGAACGGCCAGGTGCCGGGCATGAGGCGCACGGCGCCGTCGGTGAAGCCCATGTACCAGTCGGGCTGGGAACCGGCCTGCACCGGGGAGGGATCGTACGGACCGTAGTTCCAGATCGCGTTGATGGTGGTGGTGCCCGCCATCAGGGCCATGATGCCGAACACGATGAAGAAGAACCCACCGGCCTTCGCCGCGTAGATCGGTCCCACGGGGAAGCCGACGACGTTGTTCTCGGTGCGGCCCGGGCCGGGGAACTGGGTGTGCTTGTGCACCACGACCATGAACAGGTGGACGACGATCAGCATCAGGATGATCGCCGGGATCACGAGCACGTGGAGGATGTAGAGGCGCGCGATGATGTCGTGGCCGGGGAACTCGCCGCCGAACAGGAACATCGACAGGTAGGCGCCCACGATGGGGAGTGCCTTCAGGATCGCGTCGGCGATGCGCAGCCCGTTGCCGGAGAGCACGTCGTCGGGGAGCGAGTAGCCGGTGAAGCCGGCCACGATCGCGAGCAGGAAGAGCGCGACGCCGACGAGCCAGTTGAGCTCGCGCGGGCGGCGGAAGGCCCCCGTGAAGAACACGCGCAGCATGTGCACGGACACGGCGGCGGCGAAGACCAGCGCGGACCAGTGGTGGATCTGGCGCAGGAAGAGACCGCCGCGGATGTCGAACGAGATGTCGAGCGAGGAGGCGTAGGCCGCGGACATCTCGACGCCCTGCATCGGGACGTAGGAGCCCTCGTACTCCAGGGCCGCCATCGACGGCTCGAACCACAGGGCCAGGAACGTGCCGGAGAGCAGCAGGATGACGAAGGTGTACAGCGCCACCTCCCCGAACATGAAGGACCAGTGGTCCGGGAAGATCTTCCGGCCGAACTCCTTGACGATCGGTGACATGCCGACACGGGTGTCGACGAAGTTCGCGATCCGGCCGGTGCCCGTCTGGGGCTTGTACTCGTAATCAGTGGACGTGGACATCAGTTCGCCTCACCCTGCATCTCCTCGACATGGGTACCGCGCTGCGAGTAGGTCGGACCGACCGGCTCCTGGAAGTCGCTGCGGGCCACGAGGTAGCCCTCGTCGTCCACAGTGATCGGCAGCTGGGGAAGGGGCCGGGCAGCCGGCCCGAAGATGACCTCACACTCGTTCGTGAGGTCGAACGTGGACTGGTGGCACGGGCACAGCAGGTGGTGGGTCTGCTGCTCGTAGAGCGCGACCGGGCAGCCGACGTGGGTGCAGACCTTCGAGTAGGCGAAGATGCCGTCGACGTTCCAGTCGGCCCGCTCGGGCGAGACGTTGACGGTGTCCGGGTCGAGGCGCATGAGCAGCACCACGGCCTTGGCCTTCTCGTCGAGATAGCCCTCGTTGTGCCCGATGGCGCTCAGGTTCTCGGGGACCACGTGGAACGTGGAGCCGAGGGTGACGTCCGAGGCCTTGATGGGCGTGCCGGAGGGATCGCGCACCAGACGGATACCCTCGTCCCAGATGGTCTCCTTGAGGACGTCCAGATCGGTCGGGCCGAGGTCCCGCAGCATGCCGACGAACGGCAGGGGAGCGAGCACGGCCGCGCCGATGAGGGTGTTGCGCAGCAGCGGCCGGCGCTTGATCCCGGACTCGTCGTAGATCGTGGTCAGGATGCTCTGCGCCTCGGCGCGCTGCTCCTCCGTGCGCACCGCGTGCCGGTTCTCGACCAGCTCGTGGTCCGGCATGAGCGTGCGGGCCCAGTGGACCACGCCGAGACCGATGCCGAACATGCCCAGGGCGACGCCGAGGCCGAGCAGCAGGTTCTGCAGCTGGAGGGCCTGCGTGGGCGCGGTGTTCGTGACGTCGTAGATGGGTCCGTCGACGCGGACGCCGAAGTACCCGACGAAGAACAGGATCGATCCGATGATCGAGATCAGGAACAGCAGGACGACCTGCCGTTCGGCGCGCTTGGCGGCCGTGGAGTCGATGTCCGTCAGGCGCGGGCGGTGCGGGGGCAGTCCGGGGTCGGGGAAACGCTCCATTGCCGTGGTGCCCGTGGTGGCAACGGTTCCCGACTGGTGGGGAGTGCCGTCACTGTGGCTTCCCATGTGGTCCCTCATTCTTCTCTTGGTGCAGTTGATCGTAGCTTCGGGGTCCGACATCCGCTGCCGGCACGGCCCGTCAGGCGGAGCGCGAGGTGAGCCAGACGGTGAACCCGATGATGACGGCGAGCCCGATGGTCCAGACGAACAGGCCCTCCGACACCGGGCCGAGGGCGCCGAGCCCGAAGCCGCCGGGGTTGGGGTTGTCCTCGAGGGTCTTCAGGTAGGTGATGACGTCCCGCTTCTCCTCGGGGGTGATGTTCGCGTCGTTGAACACCGGCATGTTCTGCGGGCCGGTCTGCATGGCCTCGTAGATGTGCTTCTCCTCGACGTCCATCACCGAGGGGGCGTACTTGCCGCGGGTCAGCGCACCGCCGGCACCGGCGGCGTTGTGGCACATGGCGCAGTTCGCGAGGAACACCTTCGCACCGTTGGCGGCGTTGCCCTGGGAGACGTCCAGGTACTGCTCCTCGGGGATGCCCGGGCCGGCGCCGAGGGTCGCCACGTAGGCGGCGAACTGACGGACCTGCTCGTCGTTGAACTGGACCGCCTTCTGCTCGGCCTGGGGACCGTTGGCCTGCATGGGCATGCGGCCGGTGCCGACCTGGAAGTCGACGGCGGCCGCACCGACGCCGACGAGCGACGGGCCGGAGGGGGTCCCGGCGCCGTCGAGGCCGTGGCAGGTGGAGCAGTTCGCGACGAACAGCTTCTCGCCCTCCTCGATGTCCTGCGCGGTGTAGGACTCGGTCTGGGCCTTGGCCTCGTTGGTGGTGGTGGCGACTGCGTAGAGCCCACCGCTGAGGAGCAGGGCCAGGACCATCAGGACCAGGACGGCCAGAGGGTGGCGTCGCTGCTGCGAAAGTGCCTTCACGTCAAACGTTCCTTTAACTCGGTGTTGGTTTGCTTGGTGCGTCCTCCGGACGGCGCGGCCTACCGGAGGAAGTAGACCACGAGGAACAGCACGATCCAGACGACGTCCACGAAGTGCCAGTAGTAGGACACGACGATCGCCGAGGTGGCCTCGAAGTGCCCGAAGCGCTTGGCGATGAAGGCACGCCCCATGATGAACAGGAACGCGATGAGACCGCCCGTCACGTGCAGGGCGTGGAAGCCCGTGGTGATGTAGAAGGCGGAGCCGTAGGAGTTGGCCGGGATGCTGATGCCGTGGGCGACCAGCTCGGCGTACTCGAAGGACTGCACCGCCACGAAGATCGCGCCCATGAGGAAGGTCAGGGCGAACCACTCGACCATGCCCCAC is from Kocuria rosea and encodes:
- a CDS encoding cytochrome b, producing MSTSTDYEYKPQTGTGRIANFVDTRVGMSPIVKEFGRKIFPDHWSFMFGEVALYTFVILLLSGTFLALWFEPSMAALEYEGSYVPMQGVEMSAAYASSLDISFDIRGGLFLRQIHHWSALVFAAAVSVHMLRVFFTGAFRRPRELNWLVGVALFLLAIVAGFTGYSLPDDVLSGNGLRIADAILKALPIVGAYLSMFLFGGEFPGHDIIARLYILHVLVIPAIILMLIVVHLFMVVVHKHTQFPGPGRTENNVVGFPVGPIYAAKAGGFFFIVFGIMALMAGTTTINAIWNYGPYDPSPVQAGSQPDWYMGFTDGAVRLMPGTWPFNWEWTFWGMSIPMNVLLPMAPLAVLFGLMAAWPWIERWVTKDDREHHILDRPRNAPFRTAMGAAGVTFYTIMLIAASGDLIATHFNLAVNDVLYWLRALYFLGPILAFMITRRICLALQRKDREIVLHGRETGRVQQLPHGEFIEVHEPLDEYKRYRLVNMPDYQVEPAQPNAKGKITATEKTRERISRFFFEDRVAPVTPAELEAAHHHHEADALTTGSQDRELVR
- a CDS encoding cytochrome c oxidase subunit 3; translated protein: MTTATHTPAKPVGGSINRPNLTSVGTIVWLASEVMFFAGLFAMYFTLRSTAPELWAEESAKLNVPLALANTIVLVLSSVTCQFGVFAAERLQPRRAGGLFDVRRWGMVEWFALTFLMGAIFVAVQSFEYAELVAHGISIPANSYGSAFYITTGFHALHVTGGLIAFLFIMGRAFIAKRFGHFEATSAIVVSYYWHFVDVVWIVLFLVVYFLR
- a CDS encoding Mu transposase domain-containing protein, whose product is MLAERVGWSGSITWFRDNLRAIRSEYAPPDPADRLSYRPGDQVQCDLWFPPARIPLGDAQQGSPPVLVMVCSSSRFVTAVMIPSRTTGDLLAGMWHLVVEQIQGVPRRWVWDNESGIGRGGRPAEGVAAFMGTMAATLVQLKPYDPESKGIVERANGYLETSFLPGRSFASPADFNAQLRQWLVGANTRRVRAIAARPAELIAADRAAMLPVPPVAPAIGHRWWVRLGRDYYVRVAGNDYSVDPTVIGAMVEVTADLDRVLVRHQGRVVAEHARCWASATTVTDPAHVATAAVLRRAYQQHPHPVAEPDPLVRDLADYDRAFGIEVA
- the istA gene encoding IS21 family transposase; translated protein: MKKSDREIMEILEAYDATGSAHSAAALAGVDPKTVRRYAAARDAGRPVTGPGRRPRMIDAYLPKIEEWVERSQGTVRADVVHARLVAVGFPGTERTTRRAVAQVKAVWRAGHRRTYRPWITEPGLWLQFDWGEGPKVPGADGVPRRTWLFCAWLAWSRFRVVIPVWDQTLPTLIGCLDATLALIGGVPTYVLTDNPRTVTVDHVAGVAVRHPQIVEAGRHYGTQVHTCVPYDPESKGGSESTVRIAKADLVPTEANLRAAYGSFAALEAACAAFCAKVNGRTHRETAKIPEHALAEEQRRLHVLPAAPHTTALGVTRTVGTDQTIRFGSVRYSTPPGLVGAEVWVRVAAEELVVVADLDTLPVAPGWAAGRAGLTEVARHRLSTPGNPRIDLAHYPDHPQDPTGAPRPPRPRARSAAEKDFLALGAGAHTWLIEASAAGATRIRAKMAAAVELAALIGAGPVDAALGIAAAAGRFSEGDLTAICDHQATGATAAGLVAADETHSAQPGTAAWATFGATTTTSTTTTTEETAR
- a CDS encoding ubiquinol-cytochrome c reductase iron-sulfur subunit; protein product: MGSHSDGTPHQSGTVATTGTTAMERFPDPGLPPHRPRLTDIDSTAAKRAERQVVLLFLISIIGSILFFVGYFGVRVDGPIYDVTNTAPTQALQLQNLLLGLGVALGMFGIGLGVVHWARTLMPDHELVENRHAVRTEEQRAEAQSILTTIYDESGIKRRPLLRNTLIGAAVLAPLPFVGMLRDLGPTDLDVLKETIWDEGIRLVRDPSGTPIKASDVTLGSTFHVVPENLSAIGHNEGYLDEKAKAVVLLMRLDPDTVNVSPERADWNVDGIFAYSKVCTHVGCPVALYEQQTHHLLCPCHQSTFDLTNECEVIFGPAARPLPQLPITVDDEGYLVARSDFQEPVGPTYSQRGTHVEEMQGEAN
- a CDS encoding c-type cytochrome; this encodes MKALSQQRRHPLAVLVLMVLALLLSGGLYAVATTTNEAKAQTESYTAQDIEEGEKLFVANCSTCHGLDGAGTPSGPSLVGVGAAAVDFQVGTGRMPMQANGPQAEQKAVQFNDEQVRQFAAYVATLGAGPGIPEEQYLDVSQGNAANGAKVFLANCAMCHNAAGAGGALTRGKYAPSVMDVEEKHIYEAMQTGPQNMPVFNDANITPEEKRDVITYLKTLEDNPNPGGFGLGALGPVSEGLFVWTIGLAVIIGFTVWLTSRSA
- the istB gene encoding IS21-like element helper ATPase IstB, coding for MATTPAETTKTLDYLTTSLKAPRIREAAARIADTARAGHWSYEEYLAAVLEREVGARNASGARLRITAAGFPAIKTAEDFDFTAQTAITHTDYAAMASGRYLAEAGNIVLLGPPGTGKTHLATALGITACQQGHRVLYATAVDWIHRLKGAHDTGRLDAELRKLGRYRLIIIDEVGYLPFEQEAANLFFQLVSTRYEKASLILTSNLPFARWGEVFGDVTIAAAMIDRIVHHTEVHTLKGASYRLKTLGTDSLPSTTHQAN